CTGCACCCGGCCCTGCAGGCGCTGGCTGTTGTTGACGAACACATCCACCGTCGACGGCAGCGCCGCCTCGCCCTTGAGCGTGGGCAGCGGGAAACTCAGGAAGCCCGGCCGCAAGGAGAAATCAGTGCTCCATTGCAGCCCGCCCAGACGCATCGCCCGGCCCCAGGTGCCGGGCTGGGAAATGCTGTCGCCCAGGCGCAGGCTGGTCAGGTGTTCGGGCCGGTCCATCGTCCAACGGGTGTCCAGCCGCACCCAGCCGCCATCGCTGCGATAGAGCTGCTGATGCTGCACATCGCCGGCCGGGGTCAGTCCGCCGAATTCCATCAGCCCGTCGAAGGTGCCCTGCCCGCCCAGACGCCGCTGCCACTGCAGGTCGTAATTGGCGAACAGGCCAAGCTGCGATGGCAGCGTCACCCGCGTGACCGCACGCGCCAGTTCCAGTTGCTGATCGGAAAACGCCTGCGGCGGCGCATTGATCACCAGGGTCTGGCTGAGCTCCTCGATCTCCCAGCGCAGCACCTCGGCCGGACCGTCGCCCAGGATCATGTGCAACTCGCCGTCGATCATCCGGGGCGCGCGCGCGGGCGGACGGAACTTGAGCTCCTCCCACAGGGCCTGCGGCATCGCGAGGCCTTCGGGCAGGCGCACCGCGCGCACCGTCTGCGGCTGTGCCACGCCGTTGATGCGCAGCCCCAGCAACAAGGTCTCGCCGAAGCGCGGCGGCTGCGCAGCGGCGCGCTCGGCGGCGAGACGCTCCAGCGCGCGCTGAAGCGCCTCGGGCGTCGAGGGGGGCGCGCTCTGGGCTGCGGCCGCCCAGGGGACGGTCAGCAGCCACAGGCCGATCTCACTTCTCCGAGTTGCCCAGCGCCACATGCTGCAGCCCTTGGTCGGTCAGGACCTGAAGACTGCTGGGCGGACTGGCCGGCGTCTGCAGCCGGAAGGTGCGTTGCTCGCCGGGGAAGATCACGCTCTGGGCGCCCTGCACCGCCAGGACCTTGGTGTCACCGCCATTGCCGGCCAGGCGCAGTTCCGCCACCTTGAGGTGCACATTGCCGCTGTTGGTGACAGTGGCCACCGTCTCGCCGTTGGCCGCGCGCTGCACCTGCCAGGCTTCGGCGCGCCGCACGGTGTTGGGCGCCACATAGACCGGCACCCGCAGCGCCACCAGCACCCGCACCGCGCCGGTGACCCGCGTGCCGTCATTGGCGCGCGGCACCGGCACCTCGCGCAGCACCATGCGGTAGGTGGCCTCGTTCTCGAGGTCGGGCCGTCGCCTCAGGCCCACCCGCAGCACCTGCACCTGGCCGGGCTGCAGGGTGAAGATCGGCGGATTCACCAGCAGCTCGTTGGTCGGTGCGTCCACGTCCTGACCGTTCTGCCGCGTCCAGGCGATGCCCTCGGCCTGCATGGTCACCGACTCGGTGCCGTTGTTCTGCACCTGCACCGTGGCCCGGTCGTTCAGCCGATCCAGCCGCACATTGACCGGCATGATGCTCACATCGGCCGCACGGGCCGGCGTGCCGACACCCCAGGCCACAACCGCCAGCAACGCCGCGACGACCCGATGAAGCAGGGGCAGACGGGGACCGGTCGGCTTCTCCAGCAACCGGGACGGCTTGGGGGCCATGGCGCATCGCACGCGCCACCGCAGGTTGGCGTGACGAGCGAGGGCGCCGATCGCGCGGTGTGCCGCGTGACGGCCGACGCCCTTCACTGCGGCGAGTACGGTGCGGCCGATCGCCACGGCCAAGGGCCACGGGCCCGGAGACCCTCTCGATGCCTGGTTCGTCGTCATCATGCGCTCCCTGTTGTTGAACGTCGGTGCCGCTGGCGGCGGACGATCCCGTCGACGTTCGCGCTTCAATAACTCACCGTGACCGTCACCGTGTCGGTGTAGAGGCCTGGCACCGCGCCGGTCAGGCTGGGCAGGTTGCCGTAGATCGTCAAGGTCTGGACACCGCCGGTGCCGGTGCCGCTGTAGACCGAGCTGCCGGCGGTGCCGTCACCCCACAACGTGGTGAGGCCGGCATTGAGATAGAGCTGATAGCCGATCGTGTAGGCGCCGTTCTTCAGCACCCGCCCGGCGAAATTGGATCCGCCGCCGGTGTTGGTGCCGGCATTCAGCGCGACGCTGTACGGGGTGGCGGCGGTGCACTGCACCGTCAGGCTGGTGCTGGACGCCACCGCCCCGCCACCCACCGGATTGATCGTGCTGCCGAAGTTCAGCGTGTTGCCATTGACCGAACACGCGCTGACCACCGTGGTGCTGGCGTTCATCGTGTTGCTGGCCGTGCCGGCGCTCGCCGACGGCGCCGCCACAACCATGACCATGACCACGACCACGCCCGTGGTCAGCAGCAGCGCGGCGGCCCGGGCCATGCGTGTTCAGTGCACCACCGCACTGCCCTGCGCGGGCAGGCGGGTGCCATGCGCCCGTGATTCGGCCAGCGTGAGCAGGCCGCGGGCGGAGATGGCATCGCGCGGATAGAGCGCCATGCCGGTGTCGAAATGCAGATGCAGCGACTGATCCCCCAGCAGGAACGGCGCATCCAGCGCCTCATGCAGGCACCCGGCCACCTCGTCCGCCTGGGCGGCCGACGTCACCCGGCTGACCACCAGCGCGAACTGCTCGTCCGCATGGCGTGCGAGCAGATCCGCCGCGCCGGTGCTCTGACCCAGGCGTCGGCCGATGTCGACCAACAGCGGCGCGGTGGCCGCCAGGCCGTTGGACTGCACCAGCGATTCGAGTCCGCGCAGCACCACCACGCTCACCGCCAGCAGTTGCGGCTCGGCCATCGTCATGCGCAGCACCTGATCCAGCCGCTCCAGCAGCGCGACCTGACCGAGCAGCCCGGTCGTCGGATCGCGCAGCAGCGACGACACCCGGGTCTGGCGACCGCTGGCGCGCTCGCTCTGCAGCAGTTCGTCGAGGTCGGCGAACAGGCTCTCCAGCCCGCTGCCCTTGTTGTAGTAGCCATCGGCGCCCGCCTGCATGCAGAGGTCGCGATAGGCGTCGAGATCGTGGTGACTGAGCATCAGGATGCGGCCGCTGAAGCCGCGCGCCCTGAGCTGCCGCAGCACGTCCAGGCCGGAGCCGACGGCCAGCGTGATGTCCAGCAGCACGGTCTGGGGCTGCAGCCAGTCCACCAGCGCCACCGCCTGAGGCGCCGAATCCGCTTCGCCGACGACGCGGGTGCCGGGCAGGGTTTCGAGCCGGCGGGCCAGCAGGCGGCGGATCGCCACCGAGTCCTCAACGAGGAAGATGTCCATGAGACGGTACTCCGTGCGCCGGCATCGACGCGATGCGACGGCATGACACGGATCTTGGCCCCTGCGCCCTGAACCGGTCAGCAGCGCCCCACCCAAGGCCTTGTCGGGCTGGCTCTGCATGATCGGTCGGTGAATCACCTACACGCTCCCTCATCCATGATCTCGCCCCTTGGTTGAGTCACTGCCCGGCGGCCGGGCCGCCTAATCCACGTCGGTCAGCCCGTGCTGCACGCAGTATTTGGTGAGCTCGGTGTTGTTGCGCCAGCCGGTTTTCTCGAGGATGCGCGCCCGGTAGGTGCCCACCGTCTTCGCCGACAGGTGCATGGTTTCCGCAATTTCCGCCGGCGTCTTGCCGGCAGCGATCAGCAGCATCACCCGATGCTCCTGGGCCGAGAGCTGTTCATGCGGCAGTTGCTGCGGGGTGTGGCCGCTGAGCAGGCCCAGCAGATGGTCGGCCATGGCGGCGGTGACATAGCGACCGCCCTGCAGCAGTCGCTGCAACGCCAGCACCAGCTCGTCGCTGGCCTTGTCCTTGGGCAGATAGCCGGACACGCCCATCTGCAGCAGCCGTGCGGCATAGGCAGATTCGGCATTGAGGCTCAGCACCAGCACCGGCACGCCCTTGAGCGCGCGCAGCATGCGGTTGGCGCCTTCGGTGCCACTGGCATCGGGCAGCGACAGGTCCAGCACCAGGGCGTCCGGCTTGTTGGCCTGGCCGAGTTGAAGGGCCTCCGCGATGGTGGAGGCTTCATCGATCTGCGCTTGGGGCCACTGGTTCTGGATCAGTTGCTTCACGCCCAGTCGCATGATCGGATGGTCATCAACGATCAGAAACCTCATCCCAGCCCTCCTCTTTTTCGATGCCGGCATGCGCCAGCCCCGTGGATGTGTCATCGGTGTCGCCCGGCTGCAGCGGCACCGAGACGTCAATCCGCGTGCCCCCTTGCGGCGCGGGACCGAAGTCCATCCGCCCGCCGGCCAGCACCGCGCGCTCCCGCATGTTACGCAGCCCCGAGGCATCGACCCGCACCGGGCCGGGGCCGATGCCGTCGTCCTCGATGCGCAGCCGGTACTCGCCCTCTTCCAGGCGCGATTCGATGGTCAGGTGCTGCGCCTGCGCATGCCTGAGCACATTGGTCGCCGCCTCCTGCAGCAGTCGGAACAGCTGATTGTGCTGCTCGCTGCTCAGTCGCTCGTCCGACGCCAGGTCGACGACGACGACCAGGCCGCTCTGCCGCTCCAGTCCCTGCACGTAATGCTGCACCGCCGCGGCAAAGCCGAAGTCGTCCAGCAGGGGCGGCCGCAGGCTGGAGGCGATCCGCCGCGCCGCGCCGATGACCTCGTCGGCAATGGTGAGCATTTCATCGAGCAGCGCTTCCTTGGCCGGTGCCATCTTGCGCCCCAGCGACAGCACCAGCATCTTGCCCGCCGTGCCGAGTTGACCGAGCTGGTCGTGCACCTCGCGAGCCAGGCGGCGACGCTCGGCCTCGACGCTGCGGTCGAGCTCGGCGGCGAAGCTCTGTATGCGGTCCAGGGCGCCGGTCAATTCCCGGGTGCGCTCCTGCACCGCCGTTTCCAACTGGGCGTGGCTCTCGCGCAGGGCGCGTTCGGCCACATCGCGGCGCTGGCGCTCCACCCACAGGGCCGCCATGGCAGCGGCCACCATCACGCCGCCGACCAGCGGCAGGATCTGGGCGAGCAACCGGGTGCGTTCCTGCTGCTGCGCCACGGCGCGTTCGATGTCGGTGATGCGCTTTTGCTGAAGCGAATCCAGCCGCTCCATTTCGCCGCGGATCTCGTCCATCAACTGTTTGCCGGCCACCCATCCCTGCAGGTTGCTCAGCGCCGCCTCGCCCAGCCGCCAGCGGCTTTCGATGTTCTGCTCGACCTGCACCCGGCGATCGGCGATGAACACATCCAGCCGTCCGAAGGCCTGGGACTGCGCATCGCCGGTCGCTGCCAGGGTGCGCTTGAGTTCTGCATAACGGCTGTCGAGCTCCCGCACCGCATGTTCGTAGGGGTCGAGAAAGCTGACATCGCCGGTCATCAGGAAGCCGCGTTGACCGGTCTCCAGATCCACCAGCAGGTTGTAGACACGCCCGATCAGCACTTGCGTGCGCAAGGCATCGGCGCGCACATTCTCCTGGCGCGTCAATTCGCCAAGGCTTCGGTACTCGCTGTAAGCCGTGACCACGAAGGCCACGCATCCGGCCAGCAGCAATGCCGCTGCGACCGGGAAGGTCAGCAAGCGCATGTATGACGAGATCTTGCGATCCGCTCGAACCATCCCTCAGGCACCCGCCTTTCCTCGTCCTGTCCTGCCAATCCCTGCACACGATGAAGGCGATGGACGCCGCCTCCGATCCCGGCGTGAAGCGCCGCGACACCCGCTTCAGTAAACGCCGCGCTACCCAAAGGTATCGCGCGGATTCACCCCACGGGGCTGGCGCGGAAGACGCCGCTGCATGTGCACAACTGGTGGGACGGGACGCTGCATGACATCGGCATGGCGCCCACCCGACTGCTTCTCTCGATTCATTCTGCGGTCTGGCCTCTTCGTGCCGTCCGCTCCCCCCAACGCTAGAGGGGCTTGAGAAGAAAAGCAAGCCCGTACCCACATGGGCGACGCGCCCGCGCCAGAGGCCCTCGCGCCATGGCGGACGGCGTCCGGCACAGGGTCAGTCCTTGCGGGGAGGTGCGTCGATGCCGCCATGCAGGGCGACGGTCTGACAAGGCTCGGCAGACGTCGCCGGAATCAGGGGCGACCGGGCATCGTCAAAGCAGACATCGACGGGCGCGCCGCCGCCCACTGACGTTGCATTCAGCAAGCAAGAGAACGCGGTCAGTCGATCACGGGCCCTGCCACCGGGCCAGCAAGGCGGCGTGGCGGGCCCGCCATTCCCGCAGGGGCGCCTCGTCGCCATCGAGCACCCAGCGGAGGTAGGCGAGGCTCAGCTCCCGGGTCGCCCGCTTCACCTGGGGATTGAGGGTCTCGCCGCCGGTGTTCAGGCGGTCGGTGAACATGCTGTGCGAGCCACCGCTGAACATCGCCAGCGCCTTGTGGGGGCCGCCGATCGCATCGAACAATTGCACCCGGTCCTCGGCGCCCGAGTAATAGCCGGGGATGCGGATCTCATCCTGCGTCGCGCTGATATGCAGCGTGGGAATGCCGATCGAGCCGACGATGGGCGTCGGATCGCCTTCGCCGTAGAACGGGGGCGCAGAAATCAGAATGGCCGCCCGAATCCGGGGATCGCGCAGGGCCGTCGGCGCGCCGTCGCCGCCGAAGCGATGGACATCCGCGACCTGGGCACCCGCCAGCAGCAGGCTGGTGTTGGCGCCGTAGGAATGCCCGGCGGCGACGATGCGTTGGGGATCGAGTTGGCCGGCCAGCGGTCCCTTCAGCAGTTGGTCCAGCGCGAAGCGCATGTCCTGGGTTCGGTCGATGGCCTCCTGCGGCTGCGCGGCCTGCTGCAGGCGCAGCACCAGGTTGAGGGAATTGGTCCAGGAGAAACCGCCCTCCCACAGGCGGCGGTCGCTGCCCACATGCTGGACATGCAGGGCCACGAAGCCCTGCGAGGCCCAGTAGCGGCCCAGATAGCTGTAGCCGCGTCGCGTGCCGCCCATGCCATGGGAGAACACGATCACCGGCCAGCCCGCGGCGGGGGCCGCCCCCTGGGGCCAGTACAGCCGGACCGGCACGGCGCGTCCGCGCTGGGGATCGCGCCAGTCGAAGTCCTGCCATTGGTGGGTGCCGTCGTCGGCGGCCTGGATGCCGGGCACCGCCGGCAGATCAGGCTCCAGCGACGGGCTCCGCTGCCCCGCACATCCTGCGAGCACGGCGGCAAACAGCAACGCCGCCCAGCGCCGCGGCCGGCTCGGACCGACGCCTGCGCGGCTGCGTCCAGGCAGGAGGCGCCGGAAGGCATGAATGAGGGAGGGAAAGCGCGCTCGAACCGACTGCGTCATCGTGGGACCACCGATGCCGGAGACATCCGGCCGCACCGCGAGCTTAGAACAGCTCGACGTCGCTGAGGTGGTTGGCTTCAGACATGCGACCCTGGGCGACCAGCGTGGCGTGGCTTTGAACCTGGTTCCGACCCGCGCCCTTGGCGTGGTAGACCGCCTTGTCGGCGCGCTCGAAGGCGCCGGCCGGCGAGTCACCGGCGCGGATCTGGGTGAAGCCGATGCTCACCGTGATGCGGCCCACCTGCGGGAAGGCGTAGTGCTCGGTGTTGTGACGGAAACGCTCGAATGCATGAGCGGCGTCGTCCTCGTCCTCGCAGCGCATCAGCACCACGAACTCCTCACCGCCGAAGCGATAGAGCAGATCGTTGAAGCGGAAACTGCTGCGCATCAGCCGCGACAGCAGCAGCAGCACTTCATCGCCGATCAGATGGCCGAAGCGGTCGTTGATCGACTTGAAGTGGTCGATGTCCAGCACGCCCAGCCAGTAGCGCGGATGCACTTCCGCATGGCGTCGTTCGTCGCCGGCGCCATGGTGCTGCGGACGAAGCGGCAGTTCGGAGACGGCCTTGAGGAAGCTCTCGTCGAAGGTCTTGCGGTTGAGCAGGCCGGTCAGCGTGTCACGCTCGCTGTAGTCCAGCAGACCTTGGAAGTTGTGATAGATCCGCAGCACGCTCGCGATCATGCGCTGTGCCGAGGCCTTGGGCCGATTGGCCGTGTGGACCTCCAGCACGCCGATCACATCGCGCTCGGTCGCCAGCGGGAACATCGTCAGCCACTGCTCGCCATCACGGTCCTGCAGCACGCTGCGTTCGGTGAGGCACTGCAGGCGTCTGGCGTGATCGGCCAGACGCGGCAGCAGGTCGGGATCGACCCACAGCGAATCGGCGGTGGCCACGGTGTCGGTGGCGCGCAACCGGGCGCGGGTCAGCCAGCGTTGCTGACCGGGCTCGCCCACGCAGCGATAAATCGCCACGGACGCGGGGCCGGTGAGCAAATCGCGCAGGGCCGTGACCAGGGTGACGTCCATGACGTCCCGGTCACGAAATCCTGTCAATTCGGCGAGATGCTCAACGACCTCAGACATGTTGCGGCTACGGTCTACCTGCGCCCGAAACGCCGGACGCTGCGACTGGACCGGAAGGCCGGCTCAGTGCTGCGAAGTGTATCGAGCGATGAGTCCCAGCAGGTGGTCTTCGTCGTAAGGCTTGCCCAAATAATCATCAACACCCAATTGCTGCGCATAGTCGCGATGTTTTTGCGCGATGCGAGAGGTGATCATGATCACGGGGAGCGCCGCCAGACGGGTGTCGGCCCGCAGGTTGCGCACCAGGTCGAAGCCGTCCATGCGCGGCATCTCGATGTCGGACAGCACGACGCGCGGCAGCTCGTCGCCCGCCAGTCGTTCCATCGCATCCAGGCCGTCCTTGGCCAGCAGGACCCGATAGCCTTCGCGTTCCAGCAGACGCTGGGTGACGCGACGCACGGTCAGCGAATCGTCCACCACCATCACCAGCGGCGCCAGCGGCACGGCCGAGGCCGCCGCCACCACTTCCTGGCGGGCGGCTGCCACCCGGTCATGCACCCGCTGCTGCGCGGCATGACCATAGCGGTTGGCCAGCGCCACCGGGTTGTAGATGAGCGCCACGTCGCCCGAGGCCAGCAGGCTGATGCCCGCCAGACCCGGCACCTGCATCAGTTGCGGACCCAGGTTCTTGATCACGACTTCCTGGTTGCCCAGGACTTCGTCGACGTGCAGCGCCAGACGCTGCTGAGCGCTGTGCACCAGCACCACCGGCATGGTCTTGCCCTGGGCGGTGCCGCGCTCGCTGTGGTTCATCAGACCGCCGAGCCAGTAGAACGGCAGCTTCTCGCCGGCAGCCGGCAGGACGCCGTCCACATAGGCCTTCTCGACCTGTTCCACAGTCAGACGCTGCACCGACAGCATCAGCGACGCCGGCACGGCGACCTTGCGGTCACCGTAGCGCAGCACCACGACCTGCGTCAGCGCAGTGGTCAGCGGCACGCGCAACTCGAAGCTGGCGCCCTGTCCGGGCGTCGACTCGGTGATGACGTAGCCACCCAGCGTGTTGACCTCGGAGCGGACCACATCCATGCCGACGCCTCGGCCGGCCATTTCGGTCAGCGATTCGGCGGTGGAGAAGCCCGGCTCATAGATCAGCTCCATGAGCTGGGTGTCGGTCAGCGACTGGCCGGCGGTGATCAGGCCCTGGCTCTCGCCGCGGGCGCGGATGCGGGCCAGGTTCAGGCCCGCGCCGTCATCGGCGAAGCGCACCTGGATCTCGCTGCCTTCCTGATGCAGGCTCAGCGTGATGCGGCCGATCGGCGCCTTGTGCACGCTCTGGCGTTGCTGCGGCGTTTCGATGCCGTGCACCACGCTGTTGCGCAGCAAGTGCTCGAAGGCGCCGGTCAGGCGCTCCAGCACGGAACGGTCCAGTTCCACGCTGCCGCCGCGGATCTCCAGTTGGGCCTGCTTGCCGCTTTCGCGGGCGGCCTGCCGCACCACCCGGTGCAGGCGTTCCGCCAGGCTGCTGTCGAACTCCACCATCCGGGTCCGCAGCAGGTCGTCCTGCAGCTCACGCGTCAGTCGCGATTGCGCAGCCAGCTCATCTTCACCGGCGGCCACATTGCGCTGCAGACCGCGCTGCACCGTGGCCACGTCGTTGACCGACTCGGCCAGCATCCGGGTCAGTTCCTGGAAGCGGGTGTAGCGGTCGAACTCCAGCGGGTCGAAGTCCTTGCCGGTGGCATGGACGGCCTCCTGGCGCGCAGCGATGCGGGCTTCCGCCTGCAGTTCCAGCTCGCGGAGCTGGGTACGCAGACGTTCCAGGTTGTCGTCCAGGTCGGACAGCGAGGTCCGCATCTGGCCGAGCTCCGACTCCAGACGGGCGCGTCGGATGCTGACCTCGCCGGACAGCGCGGCCATGCGTTCCAGCAGCACGCCACGCACACGCACTTGCGCGGCAGGCGCGACCGGCGCGCTTTCCATCGGTTGACCCAGATCCGCCACTTCGCTGAAGTGGGCCCAGTCGATGTCGATGTCGGCAGGCGGCGGCACATGGGCCGGCAGTGCGGCCACCGGGGCCGGCACGACGGGTTCGGCCACGGTGTCCAGCACCGGCACGTCGACATCAGGCGTCGGCTCGATCACCTCGGCGACCGCGGCGATCTCGGTGATCTCCACCACGTCGTCCAGTGCCGGAATGTCGGCCACCGGCTGCACGGGTGCAGGCTCGATGACCTCGGTCACCACCGGCGTGTCGAGCAGCACCGGGGCTGCCACGGCGTCGACCGTCTCGGTGACTTCGGGAACCTCAGCCACTTCGCGAACTTCGGGCACGTCGGCCACCGCAGCGGCTTGCGTGATGTCGATGACCTCCGGAACCTCGGCCACCTCGGCGACCTCGATCGCCTCAACCACCGGTTCGTCCGGCACGGTGATGGCGTCGGAGCCTTCGACCGGGACTTCAATGGCTGGCGCCACCGGTGCCGCCGGGATGGGCGCAGGCGCAGGCGCTGCCACAGGTGCGACCACCGGGGCGGCGACCACCGGCGCGGGCGCCGCGACCGGAGCGGCCACAGGTGCGGCCACCGGCGGCGGATTACGCCAGTCGCGTTGCAGCGTGACGAAGGAGTGTTCCAGCGCGTCGGCCGCATCCTGCAACGACATCAGCTGTTCCAGCTGCGCGTTGCCATCGCTCGCCAGACGCTCGATCTGGGACTCCAGCCCGTGGGCCTGTTCGCCAACGCGCATGGCGCCGGCCAGACGAGCGCCGCCCTTGAAGGTGTGCAGCACCCGCATGGAGGCGGCGGCACGTCCGGTGTCCTGGGGCTGTGCGGCCCATTCGCGCAGGCTGGCATGCAGCTCGCGCAGCAGGTCTTCGGCCTCTTCCTCGAAGATCGGCATCAGCTCCGGATCGATCTGATCCGGCAGGCCGAGGTCGAAGTCCTCGTCGGCAGCGGCTTCGGCCGCCGCTTCGAAGGCGGGGAGGCTGGAGGCCGGATGCACCGGCTGGGCGTGGCTGATCGACTGCGACGCGGTCGACACCTCGTCCAGCGACATGGCCAGCAGGCCTTCGTCGCTGTCACCCGAACCGTCGGGCAGCGGTGCGCCCGGTTGGAACAGTTGCAGCTGGGCCAGCAGTTCGGCGTCGACTTCCTTCAGGAAACCGGCGGCGAATTGATGCAGCAGACGGCGAATTTCGTCGGCGCCACGCTGGAACAGCGTCGGATCCGCCACCTCGTGACCCTGGGCACGGCCGAGCGCATGTTCCAGCGCGCGCGACAGTGTCGACAGGTCATCAAAGCCCACCGTCGCCGCACTGCCCGCCAGGCCGTGGGCCAAGGCTTCGGCTTCCGGCGGCAACTGGGATTGCGGCAGCAAGGCCCATTCGGTCAGCTCGACCTGCAGGCGACGCGAACGCTCGTCCGCTTCGTTCAGGAAGATGTTGAACAGCGTGATGCTGATGCGCAGCGGTCCGATGACCTTCACGCCGTCATCGTTCTCTTCGGCCTCGGCCTCGGCATTCGCAGCGTCCAGCGCGGTGCCGCCCACCAGGCTCAGCACCGGCGCGGCCGGTGCGGTCAGGTCAAGATCGGTGGTGGTGAAGCTCAGGTCGACACGTGGCTCGTCGATGAAGGTCGGCGGCTCAGCCGATGCTTCAGCAGCGGCTTCAACCGGCGTGACGATGGGCGTTTCAGCCGGCGTCTTGGGGACGACCGGGGCCGCCGCACTGACCAGCTCTTCGCTCAGATCCAGCGTGAGGTCCACCGAGGCCACAGGCTCCACGGACGCCACAGGCGCTGCGGGTTCCGCAGCCTCCGGCGTGAGATCCAGACCGGACAGATCCAGCAGGTCGACCGTCGGCTCGTCGATCTGCGCGGGCAGCTCGGCAATGTCGCCCAGCGGCATCGGCTCGGTCGCCTCGACTTCCACGATGGCGACGTCATCCGGCCAACCGGCAGGCATCTCCAGCGACTCGGTCACTTCGGCGATCTCGGCCGTCAGCGGCAGATCCAGCGTCTGGTCCAACGTGAACGGCTCACCATCCAACGACGGAACGCCTTGGGCACTGTCAATGCCCAATGGGGGCAGGTCCAGCGCCGCATCCAG
The Roseateles amylovorans genome window above contains:
- a CDS encoding hybrid sensor histidine kinase/response regulator, which gives rise to MDLSRESEFPADLSPLAWVQEELRRTLESVHKALRRVLRDTDARATTLGGEGQPSPALQGAAQQMHQAAGVLSVVSLPAAAQLLRAAEATLFRLAEAPATVSVAEVEAVERADFAVLAFIAKTLAGGQPSSLALFPAYQALQELNGAGRIHPADLWTQEFRWRDLPVDPAVRALTPEQMRAPFEALLLKQMRSPAPGQGQLLSDLCAGLALTQTQPHARTLWMLASGQFEAQSRGLLPVDTLVKRLGSRLLAQLRAGSDAAPSERLAKDLLFFSAAAKHPEPGTSPRLEAVQRAFGLVETAVVDYRDDALGRIDPTWVQNAKRRVATAKESWGSAAEGETHRLGGLDEQFAGVAESLTKLFPSGEVLGDTLRRAVVTTLRSGRAPEPTLAMEIATAMLYLEAALEDEAFDQPEQAERVKSLARRIESVGHGEAPEPLETWMEELYRRVADRQTLGSVVHELRASLSEVERQCDEYFRDPTKRDLLIPVPGQLQAMRGVFSVLGLSQGAQAALRMRDQVDELAQTEVDPSLPGPRAQFDRLANNLGALGFLIDMVSVQPQLAKRMFRFDDETGMLQSLVGRESEQPTHEEAPVAEAPAPQLIDQLQATAQAVAQGDRSAQDLARDLERISQEARANDEIGLAQAAQQAQQQLLSAGPDADAVGTDAAQSLQQFIEAAAPVLPPAPPPSAPIPQAEEAIDEEMLGIFLEEAAEVVDTARAAMAVLARDSANREELTTVRRAFHTLKGSSRMVGLNEFGEAGWACEQLYNHRLSEHPQADADLLRFSNEALDAFHAWATAIGDKRPHGYHSAPIRAAADSLRLNNRYLSLKDATAAAAASAPAPAPAPVAAPAPVAPAAVVAPVLAAPDVVEAVSVPEIVEVAEMAELPELIEVPEMVDIPTLADVPAPIEVLSAPAAVPAPAAVQALSTNELPPLTLPSLDDTPSTDALSLDFAPDAPAVPELTQAVAPLDAALDLPPLGIDSAQGVPSLDGEPFTLDQTLDLPLTAEIAEVTESLEMPAGWPDDVAIVEVEATEPMPLGDIAELPAQIDEPTVDLLDLSGLDLTPEAAEPAAPVASVEPVASVDLTLDLSEELVSAAAPVVPKTPAETPIVTPVEAAAEASAEPPTFIDEPRVDLSFTTTDLDLTAPAAPVLSLVGGTALDAANAEAEAEENDDGVKVIGPLRISITLFNIFLNEADERSRRLQVELTEWALLPQSQLPPEAEALAHGLAGSAATVGFDDLSTLSRALEHALGRAQGHEVADPTLFQRGADEIRRLLHQFAAGFLKEVDAELLAQLQLFQPGAPLPDGSGDSDEGLLAMSLDEVSTASQSISHAQPVHPASSLPAFEAAAEAAADEDFDLGLPDQIDPELMPIFEEEAEDLLRELHASLREWAAQPQDTGRAAASMRVLHTFKGGARLAGAMRVGEQAHGLESQIERLASDGNAQLEQLMSLQDAADALEHSFVTLQRDWRNPPPVAAPVAAPVAAPAPVVAAPVVAPVAAPAPAPIPAAPVAPAIEVPVEGSDAITVPDEPVVEAIEVAEVAEVPEVIDITQAAAVADVPEVREVAEVPEVTETVDAVAAPVLLDTPVVTEVIEPAPVQPVADIPALDDVVEITEIAAVAEVIEPTPDVDVPVLDTVAEPVVPAPVAALPAHVPPPADIDIDWAHFSEVADLGQPMESAPVAPAAQVRVRGVLLERMAALSGEVSIRRARLESELGQMRTSLSDLDDNLERLRTQLRELELQAEARIAARQEAVHATGKDFDPLEFDRYTRFQELTRMLAESVNDVATVQRGLQRNVAAGEDELAAQSRLTRELQDDLLRTRMVEFDSSLAERLHRVVRQAARESGKQAQLEIRGGSVELDRSVLERLTGAFEHLLRNSVVHGIETPQQRQSVHKAPIGRITLSLHQEGSEIQVRFADDGAGLNLARIRARGESQGLITAGQSLTDTQLMELIYEPGFSTAESLTEMAGRGVGMDVVRSEVNTLGGYVITESTPGQGASFELRVPLTTALTQVVVLRYGDRKVAVPASLMLSVQRLTVEQVEKAYVDGVLPAAGEKLPFYWLGGLMNHSERGTAQGKTMPVVLVHSAQQRLALHVDEVLGNQEVVIKNLGPQLMQVPGLAGISLLASGDVALIYNPVALANRYGHAAQQRVHDRVAAARQEVVAAASAVPLAPLVMVVDDSLTVRRVTQRLLEREGYRVLLAKDGLDAMERLAGDELPRVVLSDIEMPRMDGFDLVRNLRADTRLAALPVIMITSRIAQKHRDYAQQLGVDDYLGKPYDEDHLLGLIARYTSQH